One part of the Arabidopsis thaliana chromosome 1 sequence genome encodes these proteins:
- the HAC2 gene encoding histone acetyltransferase of the CBP family 2 (histone acetyltransferase of the CBP family 2 (HAC2); FUNCTIONS IN: histone acetyltransferase activity, transcription cofactor activity, DNA binding; INVOLVED IN: regulation of transcription, DNA-dependent; LOCATED IN: nucleus; EXPRESSED IN: shoot apical meristem, root, flower, leaf; CONTAINS InterPro DOMAIN/s: Histone H3-K56 acetyltransferase, RTT109 (InterPro:IPR013178), Zinc finger, TAZ-type (InterPro:IPR000197), Zinc finger, PHD-type (InterPro:IPR001965), Zinc finger, FYVE/PHD-type (InterPro:IPR011011), Zinc finger, ZZ-type (InterPro:IPR000433), Zinc finger, PHD-finger (InterPro:IPR019787); BEST Arabidopsis thaliana protein match is: histone acetyltransferase of the CBP family 1 (TAIR:AT1G79000.1); Has 1838 Blast hits to 1436 proteins in 226 species: Archae - 0; Bacteria - 234; Metazoa - 975; Fungi - 55; Plants - 202; Viruses - 0; Other Eukaryotes - 372 (source: NCBI BLink).) — protein sequence MAPPRKRTRDLMPKFLNTESFDEFNQRLNNLPAESNVTSDEDAQFLESRKCQSKRWRKEEPLKLNLRSPWNVLCSPESISSAKFIVEKTCLIPVPSFEEAATNARRCLNTSSIPGSSGSASETNSGSDITKQDFKNDSPSDSKKVQGSSTSKSAKPKVIKVYSFVDLVTTTKKGNIQTEESSLNHEKKLGTVVDIVEPMKCDERSKEVQGSSTSKSAKPKVIKVYSFADVVTTTKKGNIQTEESSLNHEKKLGTVVDIIEPMKCDERSKEVQGSSTSKSAKLKVIKVYSFADVVTTTKKGNIQTEESSLNHEKKLGTVVDIVEPMKCDERSKEVQGSSTSKSEKPKVIKVYSFADVVTTTKKGNIQTEESSLNHEKKLGTVVDIVEPMKCDEGTKCEVTTTNKGKIHTEERSLNHEKKLGTVVDIVEPMKCDEGSKCEVTTTNKGNTQTEERSLNHEKKLGIGVDIVEPMKCDEGTKCEVTTTNKGKIQTEERSLNYEKKLGIGVDIVEPMKCDEENKCEVNADTFDVVIVEPMKCNKVTKCEVNVDTTGVNIVEPMKCNEVTKCEVNVDTIGVDIVEPMKCNEESKCEVNADTMSLQKRSKRAVSLVERFTEEEIKLHIMSLKKPSTQSAVEGMCDLKEEEESCQLCDDGTLLFPPQPLYCLLCSRRIDDRSFYYTPGEEELSNAQHQICSPCHSRCKTKFPLCGVFIDKHKMLKRSNFDNADTEEWVQCESCEKWQHQICGLYNKLKDEDKTAEYICPTCLLEECQSINNMALVDYTDSGAKDLPETVLSYFLEQRLFKRLKEERYQTAKATGKSINDVPEPEGLTLRVVFSADRTLTVNKQFASLLHKENFPSEFPYRSKVILLFQKVHGVDICIFALFVQEFGSECSQPNQRSTYIFYLDSVKYFKPERVTFAGEALRTFVYHEVLIGYLEYCKLRGFTTSYIWACPPKIGQDYIMYSHPKTQQTPDTKKLRKWYVSMLQKAAEQRVVMNVTNLYDRFFDSTEEYMTAARLPYFEGSFWSNRAEIMIQDIEREGNNELQKKVKLLSRRKVKTMSYKTTGDVDVDDVKNILLMEKLEKEVFPNKKDLMVVELNYSCTRCSKAVLSGLRWFCEKCKNLHLCESCYDAGQELPGEHIYKRMDKEKHQLSKVQVNGVLFSTTEDNDIIQENDMFESRQAFLAFSQKHNYNFHTLRHAKHSSMMILHHLHTSNKHHCSQNSSSLTCTACKKDVSTTIYFPCLLCPDYRACTGCYTKNRTLRHLHIFPTLPSANRAPSRTVMVLEILNAISHALLCQHKTTKSCSYPKCHEVKALFTHNVQCKIRKKGTRCNTCYKLWQTIRIHVYHCQDLNCPVPQCRDRKEVLIRKV from the exons ATGGCTCCACCGCGTAAAAGGACAAGGGACTTGATGCCTAAGTTTCTTAACACCGAAAGTTTTGATGAGTTCAATCAGCGGTTGAACAATCTACCTGCAGAGTCAAATGTTACGTCTGATGAAGATGCACAGTTTCTTGAATCGAGAAAATGTCAGTCAAAGCGATGGAGAAAGGAAGAACCATTAAAGTTGAATCTTCGTAGTCCTTGGAATGTTTTATGTAGTCCTGAGTCGATTAGCTCTGCTAAGTTCATTGTGGAGAAGACATGTTTGATTCCAGTACCAAGTTTTGAGGAGGCTGCTACTAATGCTAGAAGATGTTTAAATACATCTTCTATACCGGGAAGTAGCGGTTCTGCTTCCGAGACAAACAGCGGTTCTGATATAACGAAGCAAGATTTTAAGAACGATTCTCCTTCGGATAGTAAGAAGGTTCAGGGTTCTAGTACTAGCAAATCTGCAAAACCGAAGGTAATCAAGGTTTATTCTTTCGTGGATCTGGTTACTACGACAAAGAAAGGAAACATTCAAACCGAGGAAAGTTCTTTAAACCATGAGAAGAAACTTGGAACTGTTGTGGATATTGTTGAGCCGATGAAATGTGATGAAAGGAGTAAGGAGGTTCAGGGTTCTAGTACTAGCAAATCTGCAAAACCGAAGGTAATCAAGGTTTATTCTTTCGCGGATGTGGTTACTACGACAAAGAAAGGAAACATTCAAACCGAGGAAAGTTCTTTGAACCATGAGAAGAAACTTGGAACTGTTGTGGATATTATTGAGCCGATGAAATGTGATGAAAGGAGTAAGGAGGTTCAGGGTTCTAGTACTAGCAAATCTGCAAAACTGAAGGTAATCAAGGTTTATTCTTTCGCGGATGTGGTTACTACGACAAAGAAAGGAAACATTCAAACCGAGGAAAGTTCTTTGAACCATGAGAAGAAACTTGGAACTGTTGTGGATATTGTTGAGCCGATGAAATGTGATGAAAGGAGTAAGGAGGTTCAGGGTTCTAGTACTAGCAAATCTGAAAAACCGAAGGTAATCAAGGTTTATTCTTTCGCGGATGTGGTTACTACGACAAAGAAAGGAAACATTCAAACCGAGGAAAGTTCTTTGAACCATGAGAAGAAACTTGGAACTGTTGTGGATATTGTTGAGCCGATGAAATGTGATGAAGGGACCAAGTGTGAGGTTACTACGACAAACAAAGGAAAGATTCACACCGAGGAAAGGTCTTTGAACCATGAGAAGAAACTTGGAACTGTTGTGGATATTGTTGAGCCGATGAAATGTGATGAAGGGAGCAAGTGTGAGGTTACTACGACAAACAAAGGAAACACTCAAACCGAGGAAAGGTCTTTGAACCATGAGAAGAAACTTGGTATTGGTGTGGATATTGTTGAGCCGATGAAATGTGATGAAGGGACCAAGTGTGAGGTTACTACGACAAACAAAGGAAAGATTCAAACCGAGGAAAGGTCTTTGAACTATGAGAAGAAACTTGGAATTGGTGTGGATATTGTTGAGCCGATGAAATGTGATGAAGAGAACAAGTGTGAGGTTAATGCTGACACATTTGATGTGGTTATTGTTGAGCCAATGAAATGTAATAAAGTGACCAAGTGTGAGGTTAATGTTGACACAACTGGTGTGAATATTGTTGAGCCAATGAAATGTAATGAAGTGACCAAGTGTGAGGTTAATGTTGACACAATTGGTGTGGATATTGTTGAGCCGATGAAATGTAATGAAGAGAGCAAGTGTGAGGTTAATGCTGACACAATGTCTCTGCAAAAACGTAGCAAGAGAGCTGTCTCTTTGGTCGAACGTTtcacagaagaagagataaagCTGCATATAATGAGTCTAAAGAAGCCAAGTACACAGAGCGCAGTCGAAGGAATGTGTGACCtcaaggaggaggaggaatcATGTCAATTGTGTGACGATGGCACACTCTTGTTTCCACCACAACCACTATACTGCTTATTATGCAGCCGCCGCATCGATGACAGATCTTTCTATTATACCCCTGGGGAAGAAGAACTAAGCAATGCGCAACATCAAATCTGCAGTCCTTGTCACAGTAGATGTAAAACCAAGTTCCCTTTATGTGGAGTCTTTATCGATAAACACAAAATGCTTAAAAGGAGTAACTTTGACAACGCAGATACGGAGGAG TGGGTTCAATGTGAATCTTGTGAAAAATGGCAACATCAGATATGTGGTCTCTACAATAAGCTTAAAGACGAAGACAAAACCGCAGAGTATATTTGTCCTACATGTTTATTAGAGGAGTGTCAAAGTATCAACAACATGGCACTCGTTGACTATACGGATTCTGGAGCAAAAGATTTGCCTGAAACTGTCCTCAGCTACTTTCTAGAGCAAAGGCTATTCAAGCGCCTCAAGGAAGAAAGATACCAAACAGCAAAGGCTACTGGGAAGAGCATCAATGAT gTACCTGAACCAGAGGGTCTTACTCTCAGAGTCGTGTTTTCGGCTGACAGAACCTTAACTGTCAACAAACAATTTGCCAGTTTACTTCACAAAGAAAACTTTCCTAGTGAATTCCCTTACAGATCAAAG GTTATTCTTCTATTTCAGAAAGTCCATGGAGTTGATATATGCATCTTTGCATTGTTTGTCCAAGAGTTTGGATCAGAATGTAGCCAACCAAACCAACGCAGCACATACATATTTTATCTCGATTCTGTCAAATACTTTAAACCTGAGAGAGTAACATTCGCAGGAGAAGCTCTTCGAACTTTCGTTTATCATGAAGTATTG ATTGGATATCTTGAATATTGTAAGCTTCGAGGTTTCACGACGAGTTATATATGGGCGTGTCCACCTAAAATAGGACAAGACTACATAATGTATTCTCATCCTAAGACTCAGCAAACACCTGACACTAAGAAGCTTCGCAAATG GTATGTGTCAATGCTCCAAAAAGCAGCCGAGCAGAGGGTAGTGATGAATGTTACAAACTTGTATGATCGGTTCTTCGATTCGACAGAGGAATATATGACAGCTGCGCGGTTGCCTTACTTTGAAGGATCTTTCTGGTCCAATAGGGCTGAGATTATGATTCAAGACATTGAAAGAGAAGGCAATAATGAGTTGCAGAAGAAGGTTAAATTGCTTTCtagaagaaaagtaaagaCTATGAGCTACAAAACTACGGgtgatgttgatgttgatgatgttaAAAACATTCTCCTGATGGAAAAG CTGGAAAAAGAGGTATTCCCAAATAAGAAGGATTTAATGGTGGTGGAATTGAATTATTCATGCACACGCTGTTCGAAAGCCGTATTATCAGGATTGAGATGGTTTTGCGAGAAGTGCAAGAATCTTCATTTGTGTGAAAGCTGCTATGATGCAGGACAAGAGCTTCCTGGAGAACACATATATAAGAGGATGGACAAAGAGAAGCATCAGCTCTCAAAGGTTCAGGTGAACGGCGTACTGTTTTCTACAACAGAGGATAATGATATCATCCAAGAAAACGATATGTTCGAAAGCAGACAAGCGTTCTTAGCTTTTTCTCAAAAGCATAATTACAACTTCCACACGCTTCGACATGCCAAGCATTCTTCGATGATGATACTTCACCATCTTCACACCTCAAACAAGCATCATTGCTCTCAAAACTCTAGCAGTCTCACCTGCACGGCCTGCAAAAAAGATGTTTCGACAACGATTTACTTCCCTTGTTTGCTCTGTCCGGATTACCGAGCTTGCACTGGATGCTATACCAAAAACAGAACCCTTCGTCATCTTCATATTTTCCCTACACTCCCTTCAGCTAATAGAGCGCCGTCGAGAACCGTAATG GTTCTTGAGATATTGAACGCAATATCGCATGCGCTTCTGTGTCAGCACAAGACCACTAAGTCATGCTCATACCCGAAATGCCACGAAGTTAAAGCATTGTTCACTCACAATGTACAATGCAAAATCAGAAAGAAGGGAACTCGTTGTAATACTTGCTACAAATTGTGGCAGACAATAAGGATTCATGTGTACCATTGCCAAGATCTCAATTGCCCCGTACCGCAGTGCAG AGATAGGAAGGAAGTCTTGATTAGGAAGGTGTAA
- the LINC1 gene encoding little nuclei1 (LITTLE NUCLEI1 (LINC1); FUNCTIONS IN: molecular_function unknown; INVOLVED IN: nucleus organization; LOCATED IN: cytosol, nucleus; EXPRESSED IN: 25 plant structures; EXPRESSED DURING: 13 growth stages; BEST Arabidopsis thaliana protein match is: nuclear matrix constituent protein-related (TAIR:AT1G13220.2); Has 314297 Blast hits to 138342 proteins in 3965 species: Archae - 3454; Bacteria - 70538; Metazoa - 123746; Fungi - 25476; Plants - 17143; Viruses - 1173; Other Eukaryotes - 72767 (source: NCBI BLink).) — translation MSTPLKVWQRWSTPTKATNPDSNGSSHGTGLDMVTPVSGRVSEIQFDDPRILPEKISELEKELFEYQHSMGLLLIEKKEWSSQYEALQQAFEEVNECLKQERNAHLIAIADVEKREEGLRKALGIEKQCALDLEKALKELRAENAEIKFTADSKLTEANALVRSVEEKSLEVEAKLRAVDAKLAEVSRKSSDVERKAKEVEARESSLQRERFSYIAEREADEATLSKQREDLREWERKLQEGEERVAKSQMIVKQREDRANESDKIIKQKGKELEEAQKKIDAANLAVKKLEDDVSSRIKDLALREQETDVLKKSIETKARELQALQEKLEAREKMAVQQLVDEHQAKLDSTQREFELEMEQKRKSIDDSLKSKVAEVEKREAEWKHMEEKVAKREQALDRKLEKHKEKENDFDLRLKGISGREKALKSEEKALETEKKKLLEDKEIILNLKALVEKVSGENQAQLSEINKEKDELRVTEEERSEYLRLQTELKEQIEKCRSQQELLQKEAEDLKAQRESFEKEWEELDERKAKIGNELKNITDQKEKLERHIHLEEERLKKEKQAANENMERELETLEVAKASFAETMEYERSMLSKKAESERSQLLHDIEMRKRKLESDMQTILEEKERELQAKKKLFEEEREKELSNINYLRDVARREMMDMQNERQRIEKEKLEVDSSKNHLEEQQTEIRKDVDDLVALTKKLKEQREQFISERSRFLSSMESNRNCSRCGELLSELVLPEIDNLEMPNMSKLANILDNEAPRQEMRDISPTAAGLGLPVTGGKVSWFRKCTSKMLKLSPIKMTEPSVTWNLADQEPQSTEQANVGGPSTTVQAATTYSFDVQKAESETGTKEVEVTNVNSDGDQSDINSKAQEVAADSLSNLDVDGQSRMKGKGKARTRRTRSVKDVVDDAKALYGESINLYEPNDSTENVDDSTKASTGETGRSDKAISKNGRKRGRVGSLRTCTTEQDGNESDGKSDSVTGGAHQRKRRQKVASEQQGEVVGQRYNLRRPRRVTGEPALSKKNEDIGGVQQEEGIHCTQATATASVGVAVSDNGVSTNVVQHEATADSEDTDAGSPKRTDESEAMSEDVNKTPLRADSDGEDDESDAEHPGKVSIGKKLWTFLTT, via the exons ATGTCCACGCCGTTGAAGGTGTGGCAACGTTGGTCTACACCGACGAAAGCGACAAATCCAGATTCGAATGGCTCTAGTCATGGAACCGGTTTAGACATGGTGACCCCAGTTTCGGGTCGGGTTAGTGAGATCCAGTTCGATGACCCAAGAATATTGCCTGAGAAAATTTCAGAGCTTGAAAAAGAG CTTTTCGAATATCAACATAGTATGGGTCTTCTTCTGATTGAGAAAAAGGAGTGGAGTTCCCAGTATGAAGCGCTTCAACAGGCTTTTGAAGAGGTGAATGAGTGTCTAAAGCAGGAACGTAATGCGCATCTGATTGCTATAGCAGATGTTGAAAAGCGGGAAGAGGGTTTGAGGAAAGCTTTAGGGATTGAGAAGCAATGTGCACTTGAT CTGGAGAAGGCTCTGAAGGAGCTACGCGCTGAAAATGCAGAGATCAAATTTACAGCTGATTCAAAGTTGACTGAGGCAAATGCATTGGTTAGAAGTGTTGAAGAAAAATCTCTTGAAGTTGAGGCAAAGCTGCGTGCTGTTGATGCAAAACTTGCTGAAGTTAGTAGAAAGAGTTCAGATGTGGAGAGGAAGGCAAAGGAAGTGGAAGCTCGGGAAAGTTCTCTTCAAAGGGAGCGGTTTTCCTACATTGCTGA ACGAGAAGCAGACGAGGCAACTTTGTCAAAGCAGAGGGAGGACTTGCGTGAATGGGAAAGAAAGTtgcaagaaggagaagaaagagttgcTAAATCTCAAATGATtgtaaaacagagagaagataGGGCAAATGAAAGCGATAAGATTATCAAGCAAAAGGGAAAAGAACTGGAAGAGGCacaaaagaagattgatgCTGCTAACCTCGCTGTGAAGAAACTAGAAGACGATGTCAGTTCGAGGATAAAAGATCTTGCTTTAAGGGAACAA GAAACTGATGTGTTGAAGAAATCCATAGAGACAAAAGCGCGTGAGCTACAAGCTCTGCAAGAGAAACTGGAAGCCAGAGAAAAG ATGGCAGTTCAGCAACTAGTTGATGAACACCAAGCTAAATTGGATTCAACACAGCGTGAGTTTGAGTTGGAAATGGAgcagaaaagaaaatctattGATGACAGCTTGAAGAGCAAGGTTGCAGAAGTGGAAAAGAGGGAGGCTGAGTGGAAGCACATGGAGGAGAAAGTTGCTAAACGTGAACAGGCATTAGATAGGAAACTGGAGAagcataaagaaaaagaaaacgattTTGATCTAAGACTGAAAGGCATAAGTGGCAGAGAGAAAGCCTTGAAAAGCGAGGAGAAGGCATTGGAaactgagaagaaaaaactgcTCGAGGATAAGGAGATTATTCTCAATCTTAAAGCTTTAGTTGAGAAAGTAAGTGGTGAAAATCAAGCACAGCTATCAGAAATTAACAAAGAGAAGGATGAGCTTAGAGTTACTGAGGAGGAGAGGTCAGAGTATCTTCGTCTGCAAACCGAATTAAAGGAGCAAATAGAAAAGTGCAGGTCTCAACAGGAGCTTCTTCAGAAAGAGGCTGAGGATCTGAAGGCCCAAAGGGAAAGTTTTGAGAAAGAATGGGAAGAACTTGATGAGAGGAAAGCTAAGATCGGGAACGAACTAAAGAATATAactgatcagaaagaaaaactagaGAGACACATTCacttggaagaagaaaggctgaaaaaagaaaagcaagcAGCAAATGAAAACATGGAAAGGGAGCTAGAAACTCTTGAAGTGGCAAAAGCTTCATTTGCAGAGACTATGGAGTATGAGCGTTCAATGCTCTCTAAAAAAGCTGAGAGCGAAAGAAGTCAACTGCTTCATGATATTGAAATGCGTAAAAGGAAACTCGAGTCTGATATGCAGACTATactggaagaaaaagaaagggaGTTGCAAGCTAAAAAGAAGCTAtttgaggaagagagagagaaggaattGAGCAATATTAATTACCTAAGAGATGTAGCGAGAAGAGAAATGATGGACATGCAGAATGAAAGACAAagaatagagaaagaaaagctaGAAGTTGATTCTAGTAAAAATCATCTTGAAGAGCAGCAGACAGAAATCCGGAAAGATGTTGATGACCTTGTTGCCTTAACCAAGAAACTGAAGGAACAGCGGGAACAATTCATTAGTGAGAGAAGTCGTTTCCTTTCTTCCATGGAAAGTAATAGGAACTGCAGTCGGTGCGGTGAATTACTTTCTGAGCTCGTACTTCCTGAAATTGATAACCTGGAAATGCCTAACATGTCAAAACTGGCCAACATTCTTGATAACGAAGCACCAAGGCAGGAGATGAGGGATATATCCCCAACTGCTGCTGGCTTAGGATTGCCAGTTACTGGTGGGAAGGTGTCATGGTTCCGGAAATGTACTTCAAAGATGCTTAAGTTGTCCCCAATAAAAATGACAGAACCCTCTGTTACTTGGAATTTGGCTGATCAAGAACCTCAATCTACTGAGCAAGCTAACGTGGGTGGGCCATCAACTACCGTTCAGGCAGCGACGACCTATTCCTTTGATGTTCAAAAGGCCGAATCTGAAACTGGCACAAAAGAAGTCGAAGTCACCAATGTAAACTCAGACGGTGATCAAAGCGACATCAACAGCAAGGCTCAAGAAGTCGCTGCAGATTCTTTGTCCAATCTAGATGTTGATGGCCAATCACGCATGAAAGGGAAAGGGAaagccagaaccagaagaaCACGCTCTGTCAaagatgttgttgatgatgctAAAGCTTTATATGGAGAATCTATAAACCTATATGAACCCAATGATTCAACAGAAAATGTTGACGACTCTACTAAAGCAAGCACAGGTGAAACTGGTCGTTCTGATAAAGCAATTTCGAAGAATGGACGGAAACGTGGGCGTGTGGGTTCTTTGAGAACTTGTACTACTGAGCAGGATGGTAACGAGAGCGATGGAAAATCAGATAGTGTCACCGGAGGAGCACATCAGCGGAAGAGGCGGCAAAAGGTTGCATCAGAACAACAAGGAGAAGTGGTGGGACAAAGATATAATCTCAGGCGACCTAGAAG GGTAACTGGAGAACCCGCACTTAGTAAGAAGAATGAAGATATTGGTGGAGTGCAACAAGAGGAGGGGATTCACTGTACTCAAGCCACTGCCACAGCATCAGTAGGTGTAGCTGTTAGTGATAATGGAGTAAGCACGAATGTGGTGCAG CATGAAGCTACGGCAGACTCTGAGGATACAGATGCTGGTTCGCCCAAAAGAACAGATGAGAGTGAGGCAATGAGTGAAGATGTGAACAAAACACCCCTAAGGGCTGACTCGgatggtgaagatgatgaatcaGATGCAGAACATCCCGGGAAAGTCTCCATTGGTAAGAAGCTTTGGACTTTCTTGACGACGTAG